GTGCTATCCCAAACAGCAGATTTTTTATATAAAACAACAGATTATTACGCGCCAGAGTATGAGCGTTCAATTTTGTGGAACGACCCTGCTCTTGATATAGACTGGAAAATATCGGGCGAACCAGTTTTATCGAACAAAGATAAAGAAGCTGTACCTTTAGAGCAAGCGGAGGTGTTTGCGTGACCAAGATCTTGCTAACGGGAATTACAGGACAAGTCGGACAAGAATTGGAGCAAACTCTGACTTCTGTGGGAGAAGTTATTGGCGTTAGTCGTCAAGAATTTGATTTGAGTCAGCCAGCCCAAATAAAGCAAAAGATCGCCGAGATAAAACCGAATGTGATTGTCAATGCTGCTGCTTATACGGCTGTAGATAAGTCAGAAAGTGAAGCCGAACTTGCTATGGCAATCAACGGCAACGCGCCAAAAGCGATCGCCCAAGCGGCACAAGATATCGGTGCAACCCTTTTGCATATATCTACTGACTATGTATTTAATGGTCAAAATCACACTCCCTACTTGGAAACAGATAAAACCGATCCCCTAGGAGTATATGGTAAATCTAAGCTCTCAGGAGAAATAGGAGTTAGGGATTGCGATCGCCATATTATTTTGCGTACTGCCTGGGTATATGGCTCAAAAGGACATAATAACTTTGTTAAAACTATGCTCCGACTTGGTAAAGATCGAGAAGAGTTAAAGGTAGTTGCCGATCAGGTAGGTAGTCCATCATGGTCTTATGATATTGCTCTGACAATTACTCAGCTAGTGGATAAATCTTTAAATGATTCAAATATCAGAGGGACTTATCACTACACCAACAGTGGTGTTTGCAGTTGGTATGATTTTGCGGTGGCTATTTTCGCCGAAGCTAAACAACTCGGCTTTCCTCTAGCAATTGAACGAGTTTTACCTATTACCACTGCAGACTATCCTACCCCGACTCAACGTCCAGCCTATTCAGTCTTGTCTAAGGTCAAAATTACAAAAACACTAGGAGTTTATCCTCCTCACTGGCGTGAATCTTTGAGAAAAATGCTGACTGAATTAAGGGGATAAGGGATAAAAGATAAGGGATAAGGAGCAATTTAAAAGCTAATAGCTAATAGCTGATAGCCCAAAGGGCGGGCGTGGAATAAGCTGCTTGCGAAGCAGCATTTCCGCCCGCTGATAGCTACCAAAACAGTCTAATTATCAACGAAGCCAATAAAAAAATGAAAGCAATTATTCTCTCTGGTGGTAAAGGTACAAGATTGCGTCCCCTAACTTATACAGGAGCAAAACAACTTGTTCCCGTAGCCAACAAACCAATTCTTTGGTACGGTATTGAGTCCATTGTGGCAGCAGGAATTACGGAAATTGGGATTATTATCAGTCCCGAAACAGGAGGCGAAGTAGAGTCCAAAACAGGCAATGGCGATCGCTTTGGAGCGAAGATTACCTATCTCAAACAAGACCAACCTTTAGGACTGGCACACGCGGTAAAAGTAGCTCAATCGTTTTTAGGAGATTCTCCCTTTGTAATGTATTTGGGGGATAACCTAGTTCAAAGTGAATTAGATCAGTTTATCGATAAATTCAAGTCTCAACACCTTGATGCTTTAACTCTACTCAGTGAAGTCGAAAACCCCTCTGCTTTTGGGGTGGCGAAAGTAGATGATCGGGGCAACGTTTTGCAGCTAATCGAAAAACCCAAAAATCCGCCTTCAAACTTGGCACTGGTAGGAGTGTATTTATTCTCTACTGAAATCCATCAGGCGATCGCCAATATTCAACCATCCCCTAGGGGTGAATTGGAAATTACCGATGCCATCCAGTATCTAATCGATCAAAAGCAAAAGGTAGCATCTTTTCAATTATCAGGCTGGTGGCTAGATACAGGAAAAAAAGATGATTTGCTAGCAGCCAATCAAATTATCTTGGATACCTGCTTAGAAACAACTCACGAAGGAACGATAGACAAAGAAAGTAAGGTTAGTGGTCGAGTTCATGTAGGAACTGACTCTTTGATTAAAAATTCTATGATTCGTGGTCCTGTAACCATCGGTAAGAACTGTAAAATTGAAAACTGTTTTATTGGTCCTTATAGCAGTATTGCTGACGACACGACCCTAATTGATGTTGACATTGAGCATAGCGTAGTTCTTAAAGGTGCAACAATCGAAGGCATCAATAGCCGTATCGTCGATAGTTTAATTGGCGAAAGAGCGCATTTGAAAGCTGCTCCAAAGCGTCCCAAAGCATTACGCTTTATGATTGGTGATGATTCTCAAATTGAATTGTCGTAGAAGTAAACGGCTTCGCCGTAGCTATTAGCTGTTAGCTATTAGCTTGCTTTGAAGAGGCTTTAAACCTCCCCTAATCGAAGACCACGCTTGACGGATCTTAGTGAGGGCATTAAACCCGATAGCTTAGAAGCTCTTAGTCTTTTACTTAGGTAATCTTGTTTGGCTTTAAGCTAAAAGCTTTATTTGGCAAAAGGAATAAGGTGGGCATAAAAAACAATTATGTATTAATAGATACAGAGTTTAATTTATACCCACCGAAAAGCTGAGATAATATAATCTACAATTCCAGATTTAAAATCTACAAAGCTTTAGTCCGTAGTCCCAGTTTGTAAAGATTCCTCTGCAACTCTTGTCCACTCTGTATGAGCAAACTCACCTCTTGGTTTGTCTACTCTTTCATAGGTGTGTGCGCCAAAGTAATCTCTTTGAGCCTGAGTTAGATTCTGAGGTAGACTAGCACGACGATAGCTATCAAAATAGTCCAAAGAAGAACTAAAAGCAGGAACAGGAATACCTAACTTGTTGGCAGTTGCCAAAACTTCACGCCATGCAGCCTGACGGTCAATAATTGACTGTTTAAACTCTGACGCAAGAAGTAAATTAGGTAAATCAGGATTTTCGTTGAACGCGTTTTTGATTTTGTCTAAAAAAGCCGCCTTAATAATACAGCCTCCTTTCCAGATTCGTGCTATTTCTGCCAAGTCGAGGTTAAAGTTAAACTCAGCCGATGCCTTGCTCAATAGTGCCATGCCTTGAGCATAGGAACACATTTTGGAGCAGTATAAAGCATCTCGGACTTTATTGATAAAGTCCTGCTTGTCTCCCTCGTATTTGGCGGTTGGACCGCTAATCTCTTTAGAAGCAGCTACTCGTTCTTCTTTGTATGCAGACATGACGCGAGCGTTAACCGCAGCGTAAATAGTAGGAATTGGCACACCCAACTCTAGAGAAGTTACTACTGTCCAGCGTCCTGTGCCTTTCTGTCCCGCAGCATCTAAGATTGAATCTACTAAGGGTTGGTGTGTTTGGGGATCGATGTTGCTAAAAATATCGGCAGTAATTTCAATCAAAAAAGAATCTAATTCTTCAGTATGATTCCACTGGTTAAATACTTCTTCTAACTCTTTGCCATTTAAGCCTAGAGTGGTTTTCATCAAGTCATAGGCTTCGGCGATCAGCTGCATATCCCCATACTCAATGCCGTTGTGTACCATTTTGACATAGTGACCAGCACCACCAGGACCAATAAAAGTGACACAGGGACCATCATCAACCTGAGCAGCAATTTTAGTTAAAATTGGCTCTAAGTCGCGATAACCAGCCTCTGTGCCTCCAGGCATCAAGCTAGGTCCCTTAAGCGCGCCTTCTTCGCCACCGCTAACTCCCATACCCACAAAACCTAGTCCTGTAGACTCTAGATCTTTAGTCCGTCTTTCAGTGTCGTTATATAAAGAGTTTCCCCCATCGATAATAGTGTCTCCTTTATCTAGTAGTGGTTTTAATTGATCGATAACCGCATCTACTGGTTTGCCTGCTTTGACCATTACCAAAATGTTACGGGGACGTTCTAAAGTCTGCACAAATTCTTCTAAAGAATAAGCAGCTTTAATGTCTTTGTCTTTAGCCCTGACTTCCATAAATTTCTCGGTTTTAGCAGCAGTACGGTTATATACAGCGATCGGAAAACCGCGACTTTCTACGTTGAGGGCGAGATTTTCCCCCATAACGGCTAAACCAATTACACCAAAAGTTCTCTTTGCCATAGTATTAAAATTGCCTGAAAATTTCTTTGTTTGTCTGGAAAACAATAACCTAGGAAAAGGCTAACGCAGTTTTACGGATGAGAATCATTTTTTAATTAACTCTTCTATTTTCCCTAGGCACAAAGATAATTTGTCTGCTTGCTTGAGCAAAAATCGGTGTTGAATTACACAGTTATCTCGCGAGTCTAATAAATTTGCTATACATTTTGTAATCTGAGATCTCAGATTACAAATTAATTAATAATTGGTGGAGATATCAAAATTGATTAAAGATTATGTGTTGTCGCTATTGCGCTAAGTAGATTGTATTGATTCTTTCAAGGGTCATTGAGAAAAAACCAATAAGTTAAGTTTTGAAGACTTAAATGAGAGGCGATTTTGTGAAACTATGAAACCATAACCTAGACTCATTCCACGGTTAAAAACATATTTAAAATTGAGGCGAAATTTAAAATGACATGGACTAAAACTTTGGCTGCTGATGCCCTCGCACCTGGCACAAGAGAAGTAGTAAAATTACAACAGCGATCGCTGTTGCTGCTTAACGAGGCAAATAATATCTACGCGATTGATAACATTTGCCCCCACATGAAGTTACCCTTGAAAAAAGGCAAAGTCACCGCAGATGGATCGATTGTCTGTCCTTGGCATCGGAGTGAATTTGATCTCAAAACTGGCAATGTCGAAAATTGGTGTACTTTTCCTCCTGTTGTGGGTAATATTTTAGGCAAAATTTCGGCGGAGAAATCTTTGGAAGTTTTTCCCACAAAAGTAGAAGATGGACAAATTCTGGTGGATTTACCCGTTTAAAAATTAGTGACTTTAAAGACAACTAAAAGTCCCCCAAATTTGGCAAGCGACCCTCTAAAGAGTTCGACATCGGAAAGCATTCCCTTGCGTCTTACGCCGACGCGGGGTCTTTCCTCAGTTTGCTTATGCCGGTGAAACCTTTCGACACTTTGCTCAACGGGTCACAGACCCGCAACGCAAGTGTCTCACCACCGCAACTGTCTCACTGCGTCGCCGACAGGCGCGCCCTCAACAGTTTGACGGGCGGTATAAACGCCTGGGAAACCACAGGCGACACGCCCTCCTCAACGGGGTGAAACCCCCTTCGGGTTCAGCAGTTTGCTTATGCCAGGGAACCTGTCCACCGCAACTGCTTCACCGCAACGCAACTGCTTCGCAAAGGAACGCGCGAGTTTGGGGGATTGAGGGCAATTGTCCTAAATGTCAAGTCCATTTTTAAAAATAAAGCGATCGCTGATATAATTGTCATCTTCGAGACTATGTTTAAAGATGCCAAGACTGAGTTACGTTTTTTCGTCTTTGGAAGTTGACTGCAATCAAAGAATCGTGGTTTTAATATGAGCATATTATCGATTCAATAGCTCAAAAAAATTTTAGCTTTTTACAATCCCGAAGGTTTAACCTTATAGGGAATTTCTTCCACGGGCAAATGCTCTCCATCTAAATCGTTATAGGTCAATTGAAGCCTACGTTCTCCCGCATACTTAATCAGTTTGCCACTGTATAGCTCGGCTTTTGTTCCAAAACTCTGTATTCGTACTTTGCCACCAAATACCGTTGCTCTGGCTAAATAAATTACTAGATCATCCCTTGATGGACGATTTACCGTAGTGCTGGCGGTGAGATGAGCTAATCCTCTCTCATCTATTTCCTGAGTCATTGCCATGGCGGTGTTGCGAATACCACGAATAGCTACAATTGCTGAAGCTACTGCCATAGTGATATCTATTCCACCCTCAGTAACAATCTTTTGGTTAGAAAGATACTGAAAGTTTTTTTCGCCTAAATCATCCCTGATACGACGATGAATCATATTGTGGGGATGATAGTTTGATAAAGCTCCGACAATCGCACCACAGGCATTACGGGGTTCTCGCCAAGGAGATTCACGGGTTTTACCGTAAATGCGCTTTTCTCCTTCTTCTAAACGCCCTACATGAGTTTTAAGATCTGCTGCCACCAATACCATCGACTGAGAATTTCCCTCGTATAGTCTTCGGCGCAACGGTTCGTCCATTTGATGTGCCACGGTAACGTGAGCAAGAGTTGCCCCATTATCTGTGCCACCGCCTGCGGGAAAAAATGCTTCTAGCTTTAGTTCGCCAATTTCTGAGAGGGTTGCAAAACGCGATGCTACTACATCTCGGTAACGTTTAGTGACTTCTCCTTGGTGAATGCGATCGCCACAGTTAGTATATGCCAAAGTTGTCACGACGCTGGGCAAGCTCAAATCTGCTCCACATATTTGTATATCAGTGGTGCTAGAAGCAGCAAACTGTAGTTCGTCTCTTAATACCTGTAATCCATTGACTAAAGCATAGCGATCGCTGACAATTTCGTTAAGATAATTATGATAAGCGTTTCGTTCCATACCAAAGCTGGCAGGCAGACACCAAAACTTATCAATCCGTTTTTGGGCAGATGCAACATCAAAGAGGATAGGCATATACAGTTTCTGGTTAGATTTACTAATGATAAAAATAGCGGACTTCTGCCCTTCAATATTTATAGCAGCAAAAAATTTGTGAATAACAAACAAATCATAAAAATTGTGTTCTCAAACACATGAGCCTTATATCCTTGCGGAGTAAGAGTTAGGTGACTAATTTTTATTAAAACAATCTGAAGATAGACGATAAAATAATTAGACTTAAAAAGTATCAGTATGTAGATTCAAAATAATTTTGTTGACCACAAACTGTAGACAACAAGCGATCGCACCTAAATTCATTATGATCGATGCCACTTACACCAACTCAGGGTTTGACTTTCCTAATTCTCATGGGGATACTGAACTAATTAAGCAGCTAGGCTTTATTCCTGGTTTAAAAGACTTTCTTACCATTCGTCAGGTACACGCTTTAGAACACGCTACTGTATGGGTGTTAAGTAGTTTAGGCAATTCCAGTACAACGACAAAATTCTCAGCTAGCTATTTATCCGCAGACAACGAAGATATCGGCGGAATGTCTACTGAGAAAGGATTTTATCTTTACGGTAATATCGATCCCTTCAGATTAAGAAGGGCTGTAAATCTGGCTTTGATTCGTTTACAACAAGGGGAATGGAACTTAGCACTTCATCCTCGCTGTGGCACAAATTCTTCTGTGGCTATGATGCTTACTAGCAGTATGGCAATGATGGCACACCTTAGTTTGCCTAAAGAACCAATACATCAACTGATGGGTATGGGATTAGCCACCCTTGCTGCTAACTATCTTGCTCCCGATATTGGCATATACGTTCAAAAATATATAACAACCGCTATCCCCTTTAATTTGAAGCTCAAAAAAATAACCAAAATCACTGATAAATCAGGTAATTCTGGCTACTTTGTGCGATTAGATTGGATAAACACTACTTCATCGTTTACCCCTAACTGCTAACTGGTCACTGATTAAATTCCTGCGTGTCCTAGAGCAATACCTGTAAACAGCATTCCAAAAACTAGAAAAGGCTGGGCGCTGGCTTGATATTTGACATCATTCTCTAAAGGATTGCGGAGAAAATACATATCCTGAAAGACAATCTGAGGAATTACCAGTAAAAAGACAATAGTGGCGTAAAGATTCTCGTGAATTGAGACCAAATAACCACTAATACCAATTTGAAAAACGTCGATCGCAATGACGCAAATCCAAGCAGCAGTAGTTACTCCAAACATTACTGGCAGAGATTTTAAGCCTAAAGCGCGATCGCCTTCTACACTTTTGAAGTCGTTAACAATGGCAATACCCAACCCTGCAAAGCTGTAGATCAAAGTCAAAATTACAATTTTCCAACTCAATTCACCAAACAAAGCGTGACCAGTCCACCATGGTAAAGCAATATAGCTAGAACCGAGGGCATAAGTCCCTAACCAGCCATTTTGCTTAAGTTTCAGTGGTGGTGCAGAATAAATATAGGCAATAACAGAACCACCCAAAGCAAGACAAAGAATAGTCGGAAAATCATGACCTACTGCCACATCTAAGCCATAAGCTAATGCCCAAGCAGCTAGTACTAAGACCCAAATCTGTACTTTTGCTTGCGTTAGAGAAATTGCCCCCGAAGGAATAGGTCGATAGGGTTCATTGATTGCATCAATTTCACGATCGTACAGTTCGTTAACGGTCTGGGTATAACCAGTCATTAATGGACCTGAAAGTAACATACAGGCAGCAGCTAGCAGAACATTTTCGACTGTCCAAGTATAGTTACCTGAAGATGCTGCACCGCAAATCACCCCCCAAATAAGAGGAATCCAGGTAATCGGCTTCATTAATTGCAGCCTTATTTTCCAAAGAGAAGTTTCCCCTGAAGCTGCGCCTTTCATACCTAGCAATTGACGAGCTTTAGAATCCCCTGAGTTATCTGCTTTTTCTATATTTGTAGGAGAATCAGACATGATTAGTTGAGTTTGAGTGATTATTAGTAATATTTACTGATGTTACGCAAGACAACGAGCATATTTTCAATGAGCAATGAAAATAGAATAACCTATCCTTTACCCCCTTTCCCCTTAACCTTCTTACGAAGTTTGCTCAACGGAGGGAACCTCCGCAACGCACGGCGGCTTTTGAGAAAGAATACTCTTACTCAACCTCGACAGTTTGCTCAAGTCGGGGAACCCGCCCAACACAACTGTCTCGCAAAACGCGCCTTAACTTCGCGCTTTTCCCCGTCTCAACAGATTAATTATTGCGTAACATCAGATATTTATTTACCGATAAATGATTTTACCTTTGATTTGAGTATTCAGTAATAACTACTAATTAATCCTGGCTACCGTTTAATTGATTTTTTAAGGCTGCCAAACTTGACCAACGACTATCTAGCTGAAATTCATCTTTTAAAGGTGTTTTTGCTGCTCCTGGACAGTTCTCACCGCATACTTTCCTTAAAGGTAAAGCCAGGGACAATTGTTCAAAAAGCCACATTTGGGGATCGAAATGTCCGTTGGGAGAAAGAACTTCTGATAAATCCTCCATCGAGACTTCTCTTTCTGCGGGGAGATCTTCAATATTTTCCAGTTCAGATTCTAGCCAAATCAATTCTGATGTATCAATTTTCAAACGCTGATTATAATGTTGTAAACAGCGATCGCAAACTAGAGTAATAATTGTTTCTGCTTGAGATGCTACTTCTAAAAAGTTTCCCCCGTGGCGCATTACAATTTTGCCTTTTACGGGTATTAAAGTGTCTAATTCACTAATATTGTCATCGACAATAATCTCTGCTGTTCTTTTGGGTGCTTTTAGCAGATGGGGTATGTATACCGCTTCCATTGTGTGCTTCTTGTTTAACGCTGTGTATTGGCAACGTGTTTCGAGGTTAATTTGGATTATTGCGATCGCAAAATCAATCTTCTGTCTGGTTCTTGACCCCGACTTTCGCTGCTTAAATCTTCTATTTCTTCTAAGGAAGAATGTATCTGTTTTCTTTCGGCGGACGATAAGCCAGGTATTTCTACGTCTTCTCCTGTTTCTCTTACCTTGGCGATCGCCTCTTCGGTCAAGACCGCTAATTCTTGATAACGTTCAAATCTATAGCCATCAAATTCTACGGTAAAGGAGCTTTGAGCTTCAGGGTCTGCCTCTAAATTAAGTATGGTATTGGCAAGATATTGAATTGCATCAATACTTTGACCTTTATTGCCGATTAGCTGTTCTTTTTGCTCTGAGGTTAGATTGCTGCCGTCTATATTTAACCAATTAGAGTTTGAATCAGTAGTTACTGTCTCAAACCCTTCAGTGGTTACCTTAGCAGCCAGACCCATAGAATCTAGAAGCTGCTCTAACCACTGTTTTCCTAAGCTTAGTTGACTTTCCACGATGGTTGATAATTTAACCTGAAGTTTTTTCTTTTTTCTTGGAACGCTTTTTCTCAAAGGGAAGAGCATCTCTTTTGGCTGCTGCTTCTGCTTTTTCTTGCTCTTTCAAGATCTCCTGCAAATTTTCTGGCAGAGGTTCTCGCATCAAAAACCAAGTTTGACCAGTTTGGAAAAAGTTAGCCACCACAATATACATCAATACACCAGCAGGAAGGGGAAAGAATAAAAACATTCCACTAAATAGCAAAGGCGTAATTTTATTTATTGCTTGCTGTTGGTCTGCGCCTCCACTTGCATTTTGCGCGCCACTCATTTGCTGGTTAATATAGATCCCCACACCAAACATTAATATCATTGCCAAGATATCAAAGTTGATATTACCATTTTCATCCGTTACCCCAACTCGACCCAGTTTCTCAATAAACAAAAAGCCTGTATTAGCTGCAATACCAGGAATAGTTACTTGAATAGTCGCATCTCCTGGCTCTAGGGCTTCAACCGTGCCGTCTGGATTGATCTGTAGTCGCTCAGAACCCTTGGTTATTTCTAAAGTAGACTTGAGATCATTATTGCTGGGATGTTCTGCTAATAAATTACCTAGAGATTTACCGTCAGGGTTTTGCAGTTCTACTTTAGTAGTTTCTCCCACTGCTAGCTTGTTTCCGCCAGGCAACATTGCTGCAATCTTTTCGTGAGTCCCTTCGTCGATATAAATATTCTTGGGCTTAGTAGCAAAAGGCTGGGGTACAACCCTTTCTATTTGCTCCTTCGGCAATATTTGCACATTTATATCGTAAGGAGTGTTGGTAAATGGCGATCCTCTTAGAGTAGCAAACAGGGCAAATAAAATCGGCATTTGTAACAATAGCGGTAAACAGCCTGCCAAAGGATTACCAAATTCCTGCATTACTTTGGCTTGTTCCTCTCTTTGTTTTTCTGGGTTGTCCTTGTATTTTTGCTTAATTTGTTCCTGTCGCTCTTTCATCAGCGGTTGAACAATTTTCATCTTGCGCATATTGCGAATTTGTCCCGCACTCAGAGGAACAACCGCCAGACGAATTACGATTGTCAAGGCGATAATAGCAAAACCATAGCTCGGCAAAATCCCATAGAAAAAATCTAGGATTGGGAGCATGATGTTGTTTGAAAGAAAGCCGATACCAAAATCCATTTTTTAATCTATCCAGCCTTTAAGAAATATTGTAATTTTTAACTCAGTTTAGTCGATCGCCCATGAGGAAAACCGATCAAAACTGTTTGCGGGAGTTTAGTTAGCTTTGAATTGCTTCTAAAGGTCTACCTGTTTTCGCTGCCGCCTTTTCGGAGATATAGTCATATATGTCTCTAAACTCTGGCACTGCCCGCATTTCTAAACGACTTTTATCTCTCAAGGTTATGACCAAATCTCCCCACATACCTATTCCTCTAGGAACTTTGACAATCTTAATAACTTCAGAGTAAATGATGTCTGTGCGTTCTCTGCCCATCCAGCCACCAGTGACGCAAATGCGACGGTCTGTAATACGGTAGCGAAGCCATAAAGCTCTGACAATCGCGCCCACCGTTAAGGGAATACAAATAACTGTAAACGCTAATAGTATATTGAAAATTAAGTCGCCAACGTGGGGACCACCTTCAAAGTAAACTTCTTCTTTAATGCCCATTAATAATTTTTGCTTGTTTTAATAACTCTTCTAATTCTCGCAAAAAATGTTCATATTTGCATTCTATTGCTTTGGGCTTGACTACAATCACTACTTTCCATCCAGGAGTGATCGCCTTTATTTGACTGCGAATAACCCCTTTTATCTGTCTTTTAATGCGGTTACGAACTACGGCTTTTTTACTAACTTTCTTACTGATAGAAATCCCGAACATTGTCACGGTGGTAGAAACCGCACCCAACTGCTTTGGCGTTACAAGCGCAATTAAGGTTAGATGAGGACTGTAACGACGAATACCCTGCTTGTAAACAGCCCTATAATCTTGGCGATTTCTAAGCCTATAGGCTTTTGGCAATCCCACCCTAACAAATTAAACTGCTAGGCGATGACGACCTTTTTTGCGACGAGCATGAACTACTCTTCTACCATTGGTAGTACGCATCCGCGCGCGAAAACCAGATTTTCTTTTTTGTTTGCGGTTAGTTCCGCCTAATGTACGCTGAGTCACTGATTATTTCCTCAATAAACTTATATTAATATGTTTGGCAAAAAGCCACAATCTAGAATTTTACTACATAAAGCCATAGTCTAGGTAATCTGTGACTGTCGTAATATAGCTCTAAGCTACAGGCTTTAAGCTCTAAGCTTTTTTTAAAGTTTATTTTTAGTGGGGATTGATATTTACAATCCAAGCACCGATTTTTTCGGGAGCGGGGATATTGCGAGCAGGAATAACCTGACCATAAAAATAATATGTACCCACGTCAGGATTTTTAGTATTAGACATAACAATCTCCAGTTTTTTTGCTTCTTGGAGTGGTGTTGCTAAGTCTATTTGGAGAAATCTATTTTTTTCGTCCCAAACTACAGATTTTAGAGGTAAAGACTTTTTCTTATCTCCATTAGGTCTAACTTCAATTTTGTCAGTATCAAATTTACCATCAAAATAATCAGGATAAGAAATCTTTAATTGTGATACTCCATTAGGCAGTTTATTTTTAGGAATTCGGAAGCGATAGCGATCGCGACTATCGGCAACCCCTCCAAAGTCCAAATAATAGTTGAGAATATCAACGTCTCTGTTGCCAAAGATGACTAATCCTGGTGTTCCTTGGGCTTTAACAGCGGTATCAATCCCGCCTGTAGCCAAAGCAGTAAGAGCCAAACCCATTAAAAAAGTTTTGTAGAATGATTTGTTAAATAACATAAGTTGTTTGATTTAGCAGTTAGTTAATACTTGATTTTGCTTCGCTCAATTTATCAAGTAAATAGACGTATTTTTAGCCAAAAAGTGCCACTTAATTAGTTGGTTGTCAAGTAAGTAACCAAGATAAATAGCGAAATATTGAATTAGCAGCAAATCAACTAAAACCTAAAGCCTAATTGACCATTTACACCCCTAACAGAATGATATCCAGCACCGATGACGATATGGCTGCCTGCATTTAGATGTAATCCTCCTGAGTAGGCTATGTTTTCATCGCCACTATAGTAACCAAGTCCTATATAGGGAGAAACAATAGGTAAACTAAAAAAAGTTAAAAAGTCTCCACCTGTTGCGCCTTCTTCACCCGTCCCAATTTCGATCCCCGTGCCAGCAAACCTAACTCCAGCACCATAACTAATTAAATCATCTACTGAGCCAATCGTACCCCAAACTTCGGGTAAAATTTGACTTGAAGCAGGAACAGCACATATTGTCGAAACAGAGGCAGCAAAAATGCTAGTCAAAATTGCTTGTTGGGTAAATCGGAAACGATTCAGCATATTTTTAACACCTCACAACTAAATAAAAACATAACTAATCTAGGATAATTCATTCTCACAATGAACATTCGTATTGGCAATGGTTACGATATTCATCAATTAGTAGCAGGCAGACCGTTAATCCTCGCTGGGGTTAATATTCCCCATTCTAAGGGGCTTTTAGGGCATAGCGATGCTGATGTTCTTGTCCATGCCACTATGGACGCTATGCTGGGAGCTTTGGGACTAGGAGATATTGGTCATTATTTTCCCCCTAGCGACCCGAAGTGGAAAGGAGCAGACAGCATGATCTTGCTACAGCAAGTTGCCGAAATCATCGTCTCCCAAGGCTGGCAAATTGGCAATATAGACTCTACTGTGGTGGCAGAAAACCCCAAGCTTAAACCTCATCTCAAGCCAATGCGTTCTAACCTTGCTAAAACCTTGAAAATTGAAGAGAGTCAAATTAGCATCAAAGCCACAACCAACGAAAAGCTCGGTCCTGTTGGAAGAGAAGAGGGAATTTGTGCCTATGTA
This DNA window, taken from Pleurocapsa sp. FMAR1, encodes the following:
- a CDS encoding Jag family protein; translation: MESQLSLGKQWLEQLLDSMGLAAKVTTEGFETVTTDSNSNWLNIDGSNLTSEQKEQLIGNKGQSIDAIQYLANTILNLEADPEAQSSFTVEFDGYRFERYQELAVLTEEAIAKVRETGEDVEIPGLSSAERKQIHSSLEEIEDLSSESRGQEPDRRLILRSQ
- a CDS encoding PH domain-containing protein; protein product: MGIKEEVYFEGGPHVGDLIFNILLAFTVICIPLTVGAIVRALWLRYRITDRRICVTGGWMGRERTDIIYSEVIKIVKVPRGIGMWGDLVITLRDKSRLEMRAVPEFRDIYDYISEKAAAKTGRPLEAIQS
- a CDS encoding DUF2808 domain-containing protein, producing the protein MLFNKSFYKTFLMGLALTALATGGIDTAVKAQGTPGLVIFGNRDVDILNYYLDFGGVADSRDRYRFRIPKNKLPNGVSQLKISYPDYFDGKFDTDKIEVRPNGDKKKSLPLKSVVWDEKNRFLQIDLATPLQEAKKLEIVMSNTKNPDVGTYYFYGQVIPARNIPAPEKIGAWIVNINPH
- a CDS encoding YceD family protein encodes the protein MEAVYIPHLLKAPKRTAEIIVDDNISELDTLIPVKGKIVMRHGGNFLEVASQAETIITLVCDRCLQHYNQRLKIDTSELIWLESELENIEDLPAEREVSMEDLSEVLSPNGHFDPQMWLFEQLSLALPLRKVCGENCPGAAKTPLKDEFQLDSRWSSLAALKNQLNGSQD
- the rnpA gene encoding ribonuclease P protein component, whose amino-acid sequence is MGLPKAYRLRNRQDYRAVYKQGIRRYSPHLTLIALVTPKQLGAVSTTVTMFGISISKKVSKKAVVRNRIKRQIKGVIRSQIKAITPGWKVVIVVKPKAIECKYEHFLRELEELLKQAKIINGH
- the rpmH gene encoding 50S ribosomal protein L34 translates to MTQRTLGGTNRKQKRKSGFRARMRTTNGRRVVHARRKKGRHRLAV
- the yidC gene encoding membrane protein insertase YidC, producing the protein MDFGIGFLSNNIMLPILDFFYGILPSYGFAIIALTIVIRLAVVPLSAGQIRNMRKMKIVQPLMKERQEQIKQKYKDNPEKQREEQAKVMQEFGNPLAGCLPLLLQMPILFALFATLRGSPFTNTPYDINVQILPKEQIERVVPQPFATKPKNIYIDEGTHEKIAAMLPGGNKLAVGETTKVELQNPDGKSLGNLLAEHPSNNDLKSTLEITKGSERLQINPDGTVEALEPGDATIQVTIPGIAANTGFLFIEKLGRVGVTDENGNINFDILAMILMFGVGIYINQQMSGAQNASGGADQQQAINKITPLLFSGMFLFFPLPAGVLMYIVVANFFQTGQTWFLMREPLPENLQEILKEQEKAEAAAKRDALPFEKKRSKKKEKTSG
- the ispF gene encoding 2-C-methyl-D-erythritol 2,4-cyclodiphosphate synthase translates to MNIRIGNGYDIHQLVAGRPLILAGVNIPHSKGLLGHSDADVLVHATMDAMLGALGLGDIGHYFPPSDPKWKGADSMILLQQVAEIIVSQGWQIGNIDSTVVAENPKLKPHLKPMRSNLAKTLKIEESQISIKATTNEKLGPVGREEGICAYVVVLLINHN